A genomic region of Verrucomicrobiia bacterium contains the following coding sequences:
- the glnE gene encoding bifunctional [glutamate--ammonia ligase]-adenylyl-L-tyrosine phosphorylase/[glutamate--ammonia-ligase] adenylyltransferase has protein sequence MPHKRQKKSSVKTASTRRSSSKTVNLLPRLIGKRPSSKPVAQQLLRDHGFRDAARVLAAIGRLYEDELQRRNLTTVFSHLLRACEKSADPDRALVNFERLVAALPNPNIFYHYLHESPDRLELLVKIFAHSQALADTLTRNAEHFHFLIASQTLERPREKAWLAAELKRLLLPIRVPAQKYDAIRRFRRRETLRIGARDLVGSATVEETTLELSNLADVCLQSVFEIALGSLRAQYKLKESTVTATGRFSIVGMGKLGGQELNYSSDVDVIFVYGEEGALTPTLTNHQFFTKLAEEIIRAVAASSAEGNIFRIDLRLRPEGKSGPLVRSLDSCENYYAEFGETWERMALIKGRPVAGDEKVGGEFIEMVQPFVYARHAGENVIQQMAALKKRIEEEVVREGHLSRHVKLGIGGIREIEFIVQAFQILRGARLVQLRDRNTLRTLLTLVKTKTLSEAEATALADAYRFLRNVEHRLQMEMELQTHTIPDEEHALYRLARSLGFNTVKKFYAAQGAHTTAVRKIYESVLADAGVSGATKTAETLLAPDKLPGALADAGFADVSAALKVVENLWDGPGFGHVSQRTKDLFVSLFPALLGCSRLVADPDAALARFDRFVSAYGSRGLLYEIFASHPKLVEMLMRLGDASRYLSEALARQPELLDEISGGALSDPKGLDRMYKELCAAQEEDSEPMAVARRWKQSEMVRIGIEDVMGLVDIEQTHTQMTALAEACLRFAVAHAQKELGLKRLSFVVIGMGKFGGRELGYGADLDVLFVGGTGPNDQARAIKLASSVIDFMGRQTSAGALFPVDPRLRPDGVKGTLASSLDAHRDYYIKRAQLWERQALIKARFVAGDAKLGQDFMQMVHEIVYGRAATTEELEQVRQMRHRIETERGDQQRVDLEFKTGPGGLVDVEFLVQALQLRHGHTYPQLRTAHTLAVLNRLTALGLIEEDASALLRTNYFFLRRIESVLRRVENTSVSRIPVDDREQQHLARRLGFATVAEFLGAYRHATGKTREIYEELLPAN, from the coding sequence ATGCCGCACAAGCGCCAGAAAAAGTCATCGGTAAAGACCGCCTCCACGCGGCGCTCGTCGTCGAAGACGGTAAACCTGCTTCCCCGGCTGATTGGCAAACGCCCGTCCTCGAAGCCGGTCGCCCAACAGTTGTTGCGCGACCACGGGTTCCGGGATGCCGCGCGGGTGCTTGCCGCCATCGGGCGGTTATACGAAGACGAATTGCAGCGCCGCAATCTGACGACAGTTTTCAGCCACTTGCTCCGGGCCTGCGAGAAGTCGGCCGACCCCGACCGGGCGCTGGTCAATTTCGAGCGTCTCGTGGCGGCCCTGCCGAATCCCAACATTTTCTACCACTACCTGCATGAATCACCGGACCGGCTCGAGTTGCTGGTAAAGATTTTCGCGCACTCGCAGGCCCTCGCCGATACGCTGACGCGCAACGCCGAGCACTTCCACTTCCTCATTGCGTCGCAGACACTCGAGAGACCGCGCGAGAAAGCCTGGCTCGCGGCCGAATTGAAGCGCCTCCTGTTGCCAATCCGGGTTCCCGCGCAGAAGTACGACGCAATCCGTCGCTTCCGTCGCCGCGAAACGCTGCGCATCGGCGCGCGCGACCTGGTCGGGAGCGCCACGGTGGAGGAGACCACGCTGGAATTGTCGAACCTGGCCGACGTGTGTTTGCAGTCGGTGTTTGAGATCGCGCTGGGCTCGTTGCGCGCGCAATACAAACTAAAAGAAAGCACGGTGACGGCTACCGGACGCTTCTCTATCGTCGGCATGGGAAAACTCGGCGGCCAGGAACTCAATTATTCCAGCGATGTGGACGTAATCTTCGTCTATGGCGAAGAAGGGGCCCTCACGCCGACGCTTACCAACCACCAGTTCTTCACCAAACTCGCCGAGGAGATTATCCGTGCCGTCGCCGCATCGAGCGCCGAGGGAAACATCTTCCGCATCGATCTGCGGCTGCGACCCGAGGGCAAATCCGGCCCGCTCGTGCGGTCGCTTGACAGTTGCGAAAATTACTACGCGGAGTTCGGCGAGACATGGGAGCGCATGGCATTGATCAAAGGGCGGCCCGTGGCTGGCGATGAGAAGGTCGGCGGGGAGTTTATCGAGATGGTGCAGCCGTTTGTGTACGCGCGGCATGCGGGGGAAAACGTGATCCAGCAGATGGCCGCCCTGAAGAAGCGCATCGAAGAGGAAGTCGTGCGCGAAGGGCACCTCAGCCGACACGTCAAACTCGGGATCGGCGGCATCCGCGAGATTGAATTCATCGTGCAAGCGTTTCAAATCCTGCGCGGGGCTCGGCTGGTGCAGTTGCGCGACCGGAATACGTTGCGAACCCTCCTGACGCTGGTGAAAACGAAGACGCTCTCCGAGGCGGAGGCGACGGCCTTGGCGGATGCCTACCGGTTTCTGCGCAACGTCGAACACCGCTTGCAGATGGAGATGGAACTGCAAACGCACACGATTCCCGACGAAGAGCACGCGCTTTATCGGCTGGCGCGCAGCCTGGGGTTCAACACGGTGAAGAAGTTTTACGCAGCGCAAGGGGCCCATACCACGGCGGTGCGCAAGATTTACGAGTCGGTACTCGCCGACGCCGGGGTCAGCGGCGCCACGAAGACGGCGGAGACGTTGCTGGCGCCGGATAAATTACCCGGGGCGTTGGCGGACGCGGGGTTTGCGGATGTGTCGGCGGCGCTGAAGGTGGTCGAGAATCTCTGGGACGGACCCGGATTCGGGCACGTGTCTCAACGGACGAAGGACCTGTTTGTCAGTTTGTTCCCCGCGCTGCTGGGCTGCTCGAGGCTGGTGGCGGATCCCGACGCGGCCCTGGCGCGGTTCGACAGATTCGTGAGCGCCTACGGCTCGCGTGGTTTACTTTATGAGATTTTCGCGAGCCACCCGAAGCTCGTCGAAATGCTGATGCGCCTGGGCGATGCGAGCCGCTATTTGAGCGAGGCGCTCGCGCGCCAGCCGGAGTTACTCGACGAGATCAGCGGCGGCGCACTGAGCGATCCAAAGGGCCTGGACCGCATGTATAAGGAATTATGCGCGGCGCAGGAAGAGGATTCGGAACCGATGGCTGTGGCGCGACGTTGGAAGCAGTCGGAAATGGTGCGCATCGGGATTGAGGACGTGATGGGCTTGGTGGACATCGAGCAGACCCACACGCAGATGACGGCGCTGGCGGAGGCATGCCTGCGTTTCGCCGTGGCGCACGCACAGAAGGAACTTGGACTAAAAAGGCTTTCGTTCGTCGTGATCGGCATGGGCAAGTTCGGCGGCCGGGAACTCGGTTACGGCGCAGACCTCGACGTGCTCTTCGTCGGTGGAACCGGCCCGAACGACCAGGCCCGGGCAATCAAACTGGCGTCGAGCGTGATTGATTTCATGGGACGGCAGACCAGTGCCGGCGCGCTGTTTCCGGTGGACCCGCGGCTGCGGCCCGACGGCGTGAAAGGGACGCTGGCGAGTTCCTTGGATGCGCATCGCGATTACTACATCAAGCGCGCGCAGCTTTGGGAGCGGCAAGCGCTCATCAAGGCGCGCTTCGTTGCGGGCGACGCCAAACTCGGCCAGGACTTCATGCAGATGGTGCACGAGATTGTCTACGGCCGCGCGGCGACTACGGAGGAATTGGAACAAGTCCGGCAGATGCGCCACCGCATCGAGACCGAACGCGGCGACCAGCAGCGCGTCGATCTGGAATTCAAGACCGGCCCGGGCGGATTGGTAGACGTGGAATTCCTGGTTCAGGCGTTGCAGTTGCGGCACGGTCATACCTACCCGCAATTGCGCACCGCCCACACGCTGGCGGTGCTGAACCGACTCACCGCGCTCGGCCTCATTGAAGAAGACGCCAGCGCGTTGCTGCGGACGAATTACTTCTTTCTCCGCCGCATCGAATCCGTCCTGCGCCGTGTCGAGAACACCAGCGTCTCCAGGATCCCCGTCGACGATCGTGAACAACAACACCTCGCCAGGCGCCTCGGGTTTGCCACCGTCGCTGAATTTCTAGGGGCTTACCGCCACGCCACTGGCAAAACTCGTGAAATCTACGAAGAGCTCTTGCCTGCCAATTGA
- the ssnA gene encoding putative aminohydrolase SsnA, which produces MLIKNATLLSFAGSAVERADLRIERGLIAAKGKKLKTEAGEKTLDLSGRFVMPGMVCGHTHLYSALARGMPAPKKTPRNFYEILKYVWWTLDRALDDEAVYYSALVGALDAARCGTTTLIDHHASPNFIRGSLGIMGEAFEKVGLRGVLCYEVTDRNGMHGAKLGLEENEAWVTKNRGPMFGGLIGAHASFTLSNESLWACAELAEGLKSGVHIHVAEDPCDQADCTKKYGMPLIDRLAEAGVLGSKTILGHGTHLDKLSLDVAKNTGCWFAHNPRSNMNNAVGYAPVQQMGKRVALGTDGIGADMFEEVKFAWFKARDGRNGLGIGDVVGFLTGAQSLASVHLDTRLGALDVGYAADLVVLDYPTPTPVTPQNLYGHLIFGMSSQFVTDVMVNGRWVVKNRRVIGVDEEKIRAEAQRVARKVWQRFQKLPSKG; this is translated from the coding sequence ATGCTGATTAAGAACGCCACGCTACTTTCGTTTGCAGGTTCCGCGGTCGAGCGCGCTGATTTGCGCATTGAGCGCGGTCTCATCGCCGCCAAGGGGAAGAAGCTCAAAACCGAGGCGGGCGAGAAGACGCTGGATCTCTCGGGCAGGTTCGTGATGCCGGGGATGGTTTGCGGACACACGCATCTTTATTCCGCGCTCGCGCGTGGAATGCCCGCTCCAAAGAAGACGCCGCGCAACTTCTACGAAATCCTCAAGTATGTGTGGTGGACATTGGACCGTGCGCTCGACGACGAGGCGGTCTATTACAGCGCGCTCGTCGGCGCGCTTGACGCTGCGCGTTGCGGGACAACGACGCTGATCGATCATCACGCCTCACCGAACTTCATTCGTGGCTCACTCGGCATCATGGGGGAAGCGTTTGAGAAAGTCGGTTTGCGCGGTGTGTTGTGCTACGAAGTGACCGACCGCAACGGAATGCACGGGGCGAAGCTGGGCTTGGAGGAAAACGAGGCCTGGGTCACCAAGAACCGCGGGCCGATGTTCGGCGGACTGATCGGGGCGCACGCCTCGTTCACGCTTTCCAACGAATCGCTGTGGGCCTGCGCGGAATTGGCCGAGGGCTTGAAATCGGGCGTTCACATTCATGTGGCGGAAGATCCCTGTGATCAGGCGGACTGCACGAAAAAGTATGGAATGCCGTTGATTGACCGCCTGGCTGAAGCCGGCGTACTGGGGTCAAAAACAATTCTCGGGCACGGCACGCATTTGGACAAGCTGTCGCTCGATGTGGCGAAGAATACGGGTTGTTGGTTCGCGCACAATCCGCGCTCGAACATGAATAACGCGGTCGGCTACGCGCCCGTGCAGCAGATGGGCAAACGCGTGGCGCTCGGCACCGATGGCATTGGCGCGGACATGTTTGAGGAAGTGAAGTTCGCGTGGTTCAAGGCGCGCGATGGGCGGAACGGGCTTGGCATTGGCGACGTCGTTGGATTTCTCACCGGTGCGCAAAGTTTGGCATCGGTGCACCTTGATACGCGGCTCGGGGCGCTGGATGTGGGTTACGCTGCGGATCTGGTCGTGCTGGATTATCCGACGCCCACTCCGGTCACACCGCAGAATCTCTACGGTCATCTGATCTTCGGCATGTCGTCGCAATTTGTGACCGATGTGATGGTGAATGGACGCTGGGTCGTGAAGAATCGCCGTGTCATCGGCGTGGATGAAGAGAAGATTCGGGCCGAAGCGCAACGCGTGGCCCGGAAGGTATGGCAGAGATTCCAGAAACTGCCGTCGAAAGGTTGA
- a CDS encoding aldo/keto reductase, whose translation MVNRTFGKTGWRVSQVGLGCWQFGGAIMLDGKPDGWSGISDEESAATIKRAVELGINFFDTADMYGWGHSEEVLGQTLKEIGHRDRYHIATKVGFWHDDQDRRIRNESKELILRACDASLRRLQTDHIDLYQCHLWRTERWTEFLDAFETLQKQGKIRFYGVSTNDFDMIRRFDERKHLASVQSNYNLLDRHVEQDILPYCRERGIAFIARGPLAMGKLSGRFTKNQEFDTNDIRNKWLEDGNRQNFERDIDIVERLKPIGDKYGFTMPELAVKFVLTHVGVSTTIPGTKNRSQLERNVTASILPPLSGDELTMIHQTLAQPPD comes from the coding sequence ATGGTAAATCGCACTTTTGGAAAAACTGGGTGGCGAGTCAGTCAGGTGGGGTTGGGCTGCTGGCAGTTTGGCGGGGCAATCATGCTCGACGGCAAGCCCGATGGTTGGTCAGGCATCTCCGATGAAGAATCGGCTGCCACAATCAAACGCGCGGTCGAACTCGGCATCAATTTCTTTGACACTGCTGACATGTACGGTTGGGGTCACAGTGAAGAAGTCCTTGGTCAGACACTCAAAGAGATCGGCCATCGCGATCGTTACCACATCGCCACGAAGGTTGGTTTCTGGCACGACGATCAGGATCGGCGTATCCGCAACGAATCAAAGGAGTTGATCCTGCGCGCCTGCGACGCGAGCCTGCGCCGACTGCAAACGGACCACATCGATCTCTACCAATGTCACCTGTGGCGCACGGAGCGCTGGACGGAGTTTCTCGACGCATTCGAGACCTTGCAGAAGCAGGGCAAGATCCGTTTCTACGGCGTCTCGACCAACGACTTCGACATGATCCGGCGTTTTGATGAACGAAAGCACCTTGCGTCGGTGCAGTCGAATTACAATCTGCTCGACCGGCATGTCGAACAGGACATCCTTCCCTATTGCCGCGAGCGCGGCATCGCGTTTATCGCGCGCGGGCCGCTGGCCATGGGGAAATTATCGGGGCGATTCACCAAGAACCAGGAGTTCGACACCAATGACATCCGCAACAAGTGGCTCGAAGATGGGAATCGCCAGAATTTCGAGCGCGATATCGACATCGTGGAGCGTTTGAAGCCCATCGGTGACAAATATGGCTTCACCATGCCGGAATTGGCTGTGAAGTTCGTACTAACGCACGTCGGAGTCTCGACTACGATCCCCGGTACAAAGAACCGCAGCCAACTCGAGCGCAATGTCACCGCGAGCATCCTGCCACCTCTCTCGGGCGATGAACTAACGATGATCCACCAGACACTGGCGCAACCCCCTGACTAA
- a CDS encoding cytochrome c biogenesis protein ResB, whose amino-acid sequence MPSKAVMQNRLLKFFGSLKLAVVVLSFLAVGMAIGTFLESRESSRVAAQVVYRSWWFNGLLALLAVNIGAAALTRWPWKRKHVGFVITHAGLIILLGGCSAAFHYGTEGMLELHEGQPPANVVRVEDEALTVIVPETGARTKVPLRIKPSGVIKPNIIQPSKDLRLTLDASLVNSRVLELVEDGGNEPNPALQFRLNSELVKQDVTDWLLASSPERSRASIGPAQIDFVVAHDDAELQRLTAAPEPEKKAEPELRITIDGKTFPVMLAGNVDKHINLGDSGVSAHLGGYWPDFQLDENHKPTTASEEPNNPAAVVVLSRGENEERQFVFASPQMEPIIRTTHGTALGAQVQLTAGKASPKRSGVMTVILAPDGTLHYAVAAKSGFKTGEMKVGEPVATGWMDFQFTPVKYIAKAAVSERVEPVAVEDPDASSPALKVTAHVGTQEQSGWVRFGEPIALDVAGKTVHVMFGWDSMPLPFTVELEDFEVERDEGTMNVAGWTSKVIFHDDVRGLTQHASISMNHPAWFNGFKFSQASWNPNDLKYTALQVKKDPAYVTYLTWAGAVLIVSGIALMFWGRGWLQKKEKDKGAEMKGKTRKKAEMVTA is encoded by the coding sequence ATGCCTTCCAAAGCTGTAATGCAAAATCGTCTCTTGAAATTTTTCGGCTCGCTAAAGCTGGCGGTGGTCGTGCTGTCTTTCCTGGCGGTTGGAATGGCCATCGGGACGTTCCTCGAATCGCGTGAAAGCTCGCGCGTGGCGGCGCAAGTCGTTTATCGAAGTTGGTGGTTTAACGGGTTGCTGGCGTTGCTGGCTGTCAACATCGGTGCGGCTGCGCTTACGCGCTGGCCGTGGAAGCGCAAGCACGTCGGGTTCGTCATTACCCACGCGGGCCTTATCATCCTGCTCGGTGGTTGCAGCGCGGCTTTTCATTACGGCACGGAAGGCATGTTGGAACTGCACGAAGGCCAACCGCCCGCGAACGTGGTCCGGGTGGAGGACGAAGCATTGACCGTCATCGTGCCCGAGACCGGCGCGCGAACGAAGGTACCGTTGCGCATCAAGCCGAGTGGCGTAATCAAACCGAACATCATTCAGCCCTCGAAAGACCTGCGGCTAACACTAGATGCGTCCCTGGTAAACTCGCGAGTTTTGGAATTGGTTGAAGATGGTGGCAACGAACCAAATCCCGCGCTGCAATTTCGTCTGAACAGCGAGCTGGTCAAGCAGGATGTGACAGATTGGCTGCTCGCCTCCTCGCCGGAACGCAGCCGGGCCAGCATTGGCCCCGCGCAGATCGATTTCGTCGTGGCTCACGATGACGCGGAACTCCAACGGCTGACGGCAGCGCCCGAACCCGAAAAAAAAGCGGAACCGGAGTTACGAATTACCATCGATGGAAAGACATTCCCGGTAATGCTCGCGGGGAATGTTGACAAGCATATTAACCTTGGAGACTCCGGCGTGAGTGCTCATCTCGGAGGCTATTGGCCCGACTTTCAGTTGGACGAAAACCACAAGCCCACGACCGCTTCCGAAGAGCCGAACAATCCTGCAGCCGTTGTGGTCCTCAGCCGCGGCGAGAATGAAGAGCGGCAGTTTGTCTTCGCGTCGCCACAGATGGAACCCATCATCCGGACGACGCACGGCACGGCCCTCGGCGCGCAGGTGCAATTGACAGCCGGGAAGGCGTCGCCTAAGCGCAGTGGCGTGATGACCGTAATCCTTGCGCCTGACGGCACGCTCCACTACGCCGTTGCTGCCAAGTCCGGCTTCAAGACCGGCGAGATGAAAGTCGGCGAACCGGTGGCAACGGGGTGGATGGATTTTCAGTTTACACCGGTCAAGTATATCGCGAAAGCAGCCGTATCTGAGCGTGTTGAGCCGGTCGCCGTGGAAGATCCGGATGCGAGTTCTCCGGCCTTGAAAGTGACGGCGCATGTCGGCACACAGGAACAATCGGGGTGGGTTCGTTTTGGTGAGCCCATAGCGTTGGATGTTGCCGGGAAAACCGTTCATGTAATGTTCGGCTGGGACTCGATGCCTTTGCCGTTCACGGTCGAGCTGGAGGATTTCGAAGTGGAGCGCGATGAAGGCACCATGAACGTCGCCGGTTGGACCAGCAAAGTCATTTTTCACGACGATGTGCGCGGGCTGACGCAACACGCATCGATTTCGATGAATCATCCTGCGTGGTTCAACGGCTTCAAGTTCTCGCAGGCCTCCTGGAACCCGAACGACTTGAAATACACGGCGTTGCAGGTGAAGAAGGACCCGGCATATGTCACGTATCTTACGTGGGCGGGCGCCGTATTGATCGTCAGCGGCATCGCCCTGATGTTCTGGGGACGTGGTTGGCTGCAAAAAAAGGAAAAGGACAAAGGCGCCGAGATGAAGGGCAAAACGCGAAAGAAGGCCGAGATGGTGACAGCGTGA
- the ccsA gene encoding cytochrome c biogenesis protein CcsA → MRKLTTILVMFALATAAFADDLDFTALRFLAVQKDGRKKPLDTVALETVEKITGKKSFTDPESGRTMEPMDVLLSMWLQTRDWSKAPVILVNYAPLKEQLGLPVEQKYFTYSQLATPKFQELVSRIEQKESGKQKADLTHDEREASVVEARLRTLSDAVGPESLAVVPHPSVVKGAWVPVTQVAKYYDADREAKLQSVFKSLAAAYVQRDPGAFAATSGQLRSFLVSLSPTVYPDFTSLQREVHYNSFHPFRKAMLFYLIAFVIILTTWRVRSPGPYWIGFAAFVAGVVVHGYAFYLRVMISGRAPVTNMYESVVWVSFGAAFFAMILEAVYRQRYYILGAVPLSILLLLLADQFPAVLDPSLGPLVPVLRNNWLIWVHVPTITLGYAAFMVAMGVGHIALAYYVFAPLARQTIAKLENLVYRAMQIGVLLLAAGTILGGVWAHYAWGRFWGWDPKETWALIALVSYLIPLHGRLAGWLSNYALSVASVVCFMSVLMAWYGVNFVLGKGLHSYGFGVGGFAYVVSYVAVELALVGFATWRRSVANNARLATAVVTEAVVGK, encoded by the coding sequence GTGAGGAAGCTGACGACAATTCTGGTGATGTTTGCGCTGGCAACGGCCGCGTTCGCCGACGACCTGGATTTCACCGCGCTACGATTCCTTGCCGTGCAGAAGGATGGTCGCAAGAAGCCGCTCGATACGGTTGCGCTGGAGACGGTCGAGAAGATCACGGGAAAAAAGTCATTCACGGATCCTGAGAGCGGCCGCACCATGGAGCCGATGGATGTCTTGCTGTCGATGTGGCTGCAAACACGCGATTGGAGCAAGGCGCCAGTGATTCTCGTCAATTACGCGCCGCTGAAAGAACAACTCGGCCTGCCCGTGGAGCAAAAATATTTCACTTATAGCCAACTGGCGACGCCGAAATTCCAAGAACTCGTTAGCCGCATCGAGCAGAAAGAGAGCGGCAAGCAGAAGGCCGACCTCACGCACGACGAGCGCGAGGCCTCGGTGGTGGAGGCGCGGTTGCGGACATTGAGCGATGCGGTCGGTCCCGAGTCGCTAGCGGTCGTGCCACATCCAAGCGTGGTGAAAGGCGCCTGGGTGCCCGTGACACAAGTGGCCAAGTATTATGACGCAGACAGGGAAGCCAAACTTCAGAGCGTGTTCAAATCGCTCGCCGCCGCCTATGTTCAGCGCGACCCCGGCGCCTTTGCCGCGACCTCGGGACAACTGCGTTCGTTTCTGGTCTCGTTGAGCCCGACGGTTTACCCGGACTTCACCAGCCTCCAGCGCGAGGTGCATTACAATTCTTTCCATCCCTTCCGCAAGGCGATGCTGTTCTACTTGATTGCGTTTGTGATTATTCTCACGACCTGGCGCGTGCGAAGCCCGGGACCTTACTGGATCGGGTTCGCGGCATTTGTCGCCGGCGTGGTAGTGCATGGTTATGCTTTCTACCTGCGCGTCATGATTTCCGGGCGCGCGCCCGTGACCAATATGTACGAGTCGGTTGTGTGGGTGAGTTTTGGCGCGGCGTTTTTCGCGATGATTCTCGAGGCGGTCTATCGACAGCGTTATTACATCCTGGGAGCCGTGCCGTTATCGATTCTGTTGTTGTTGTTGGCCGATCAGTTTCCCGCGGTATTGGATCCCAGCCTGGGGCCGCTGGTGCCCGTGTTGCGAAACAATTGGCTGATCTGGGTCCATGTGCCGACGATCACCCTGGGCTATGCGGCATTTATGGTGGCAATGGGCGTGGGACACATCGCATTGGCTTATTACGTGTTTGCGCCGTTGGCCCGGCAGACGATTGCGAAGCTGGAAAATCTGGTGTATCGCGCGATGCAGATCGGCGTGCTGCTGCTGGCGGCGGGCACGATCCTTGGGGGCGTCTGGGCGCATTACGCATGGGGGCGCTTCTGGGGTTGGGACCCGAAAGAGACCTGGGCGCTGATCGCGTTGGTGAGCTATTTAATTCCGTTGCATGGGCGACTGGCGGGCTGGTTGAGTAATTATGCGTTGTCGGTAGCGAGCGTCGTGTGTTTCATGTCGGTGCTCATGGCTTGGTATGGCGTGAATTTCGTCCTTGGCAAGGGGCTGCACAGCTATGGGTTCGGCGTTGGCGGATTTGCGTATGTCGTTAGCTATGTAGCCGTCGAACTGGCTCTGGTTGGATTCGCAACGTGGCGCAGAAGCGTGGCGAACAATGCGCGTCTCGCGACCGCCGTCGTGACGGAAGCGGTGGTTGGGAAATGA